From one Danio rerio strain Tuebingen ecotype United States chromosome 19, GRCz12tu, whole genome shotgun sequence genomic stretch:
- the LOC141379190 gene encoding uncharacterized protein, giving the protein MASNWNDNEIKVLLSIRADEEISRHIKGTVSDAVTYDKITNRLREQGIHRTKSQVISKLKTLRLKFLKVNDHHKQSGSGRISWAYFDLCQSIWGSSHSTNPVALSSSLNSVDPETNAPEDSCEGSTSTQMTETQVPPSDAEQMDCVTGFTQPPRKKAKKNKDHIVDSITTVLHTMETSFREQEALRVQQQREYEEMLRKEAKEEQKEERASMMAMWKEMMEFQGNLLKDIMMRPPLATSLPLNPLYQHPHSFNFPSPSTSYMVPYHPPGQDEDASHHPQFKPSFLEDLQD; this is encoded by the exons atggcaTCAAACTGGAACGACAATGAAATTAAAGTCCTTCTCTCTATCCGAGCGGACGAAGAGATTAGTCGTCATATAAAAGGAACCGTTAGTGATGCGGTAACCTATGATAAAATAACAAACCGTCTGCGTGAACAAGGCATCCACAGAACCAAGAGTCAGGTCATTAGCAAATTAAAAACACTACGGCTAAAATTTCTCAAAGTAAACGATCACCATAAACAAAGTGGAAGTGGCAGAATTTCCTGGGCCTATTTTGATCTTTGCCAGTCTATCTGGGGGTCTAGTCATTCTACAAACCCCGTGGCATTGTCCAGTAGTTTAAATTCAGTTGATCCTGAAACTAACGCCCCCGAGGACTCGTGTGAAGGAAGTACTTCGACTCAAATGACAGAAACTCAGGTACCACCTTCTGATGCTGAGCAGATGGACTGTGTTACAG GTTTCACTCAGCCACCAAGGAagaaggcaaaaaaaaacaaagatcaCATTGTTGACTCCATAACTACAGTGTTACACACTATGGAAACATCATTCAGAGAGCAAGAAGCACTCCGTGTTCAGCAGCAACGAGAGTATGAAGAAATGTTGCGCAAAGAGGCAAAGGAAGAGCAGAAGGAAGAAAGGGCAAGCATGATGGCAATGTGGAAGGAGATGATGGAGTTCCAAGGGAACCTCCTAAAGGACATTATGATGCGTCCACCCCTGGCAACTTCTCTTCCCTTAAATCCACTGTACCAACATCCTCACAGCTTCAATTTTCCAAGCCCTAGTACTAGCTACATGGTACCATATCACCCTCCAGGACAAGATGAAGATGCCTCTCACCATCCTCAGTTCAAACCTTCATTCTTGGAAGATTTGCaagactaa